In the Verrucomicrobiia bacterium genome, GTCTGGCTCGTTAACCATGAATGCAATGACCCGTTTTCTGGCACTGGCCATCACCGCCGCTTACACCCAGCTCCACGCCGCCGATCCCAAGACCCTCATGACCGAGCGCGGCAAGCTGCTCCTCAGCGAAGATTTCTCCAAGCCCATCGCTGCCGCCAAGGCCGAGAAAGGCAAGCCTGCTGCTGCCGGTTGGCGTATGGCCAAAGGTAAATGGGAAACGGTGGATGGCGCCTTGAAAGGAATCGAACTCAAGGAAGACAAGCACGGCGCCGTCGCCCGTTATCCGTTGGAGTTCAAGGACGTGGTCATCCAATACGATGTGCGTGTGGATGGGTGCCGCATGACGACCCTCAGCATCAATGATACGAAAGAACACGTCTGCCGCGTGCTGATCAACAAAGACGGCTTCACAGCCCAGAAGGATGATCACGACCACGATGGCCCGGACAAGGCGTTGAAGTTCGGCACACAAAAGATCGAGATCAAACCGGGCGATTGGAAAACTGTGGTGCTGGAAATTAAAGGGCAGGAGATGGTCGCCCATATCGATGGCAAGGCGATCGCGGGAGCGCATGAGTTGATCGCCACCGCAAAAGCGAATCTGGGTTTCACCGTTGGCGGGGAGTCAGCTTCTTTCCGTAACTTGCGAGTCTGGGAGGCTTTGCCGAATGAAGGTTGGAGCAAGACCAAGGAGAAATTGACCACGGCAAAGTAGTCGATTGCGCTGACAGCCAAGAGCGGGTTGTCTTCGCAGGGCTGTTTTCTTCCTTTGGATTTAGCCTGGGTTTATGGCTACAGTCTGGCCCGTGGCATCCAAGTCACCCAATAGCGGCAATAGTGGCGGCGGTAAAAAGAAGTCCGGCGGAGGTAGCATTATCTCCCGGATGTTCGTGCTGCTTGTATTGGCGATTGCGGGCTTGTGTGGCTGGTATTGGTGGCAATCGAACGATCCATTGCGAAAAGAGCCGCCTGTCATCGAAAAATATGTCGATGTAGATGCCATCAAGCGCGCTCCCGGTGTCTTGCTCTCCAATGAGAACTGGCAAGCCGTCTCCAACCGTGTCGCCACGAACCTCCCTTGGGCAGATGCAAAGACGAACAACTCTGCCACGCCGACGAATCAACCGGTTCGAGTATCGACCAATCAAATTGTCCGATCTCCTATCACCAATCAGGTCACCCGTCCAACGACCAACCAGACCGTTGTTCCTCCGGCCATCCCCATTGTCACCAGCAATAGCACTCCGGTCACTAACATGGTGGTGGAAGGAGCGCGTCCTGTGCAGACGACGTTGGAGGCGCAAGTTGCCTTGGCGCGACTTGGTTTTTCACCTGGCTCGGTTGATGGCACGACCGGTTATCAAACACGGGCGGCCATCCGTGGCTTCCAGCAGCGCAATGGCATTCCGCAAAGCGGGGAACTCGATGCGGCCACCAAGAATGCATTGCAGATCAAGCTGCCGCTTTACACGAACTATACCGTCACCAGCGAGGACATCGGTGGTCTACGGGCGTTGAGCAAGACATGGCTCGGCAAATCACAGCAGGACAAGCTGGGCTATGAGACGGTGCTGGAACTCGTAGCGGAGAAGTTTCAATCCTATCCCTCGCTCATCAAGCAGTTGAACCAAGGGGTGAATTGGGATGATGTGTCGGCGGGTACGGTGTTGACTGTGCCGAATATTACTCCGCCCAAACCGGCTGGTCGTGCGGCGTATGTCAGCATCTTGCTCTCAGCGCGGCTCATGCAGGTATTTGATCAGAAGGACCGGCTCATCGCGCAGTTCCCGTGCAGCATCGCGCAAAAGGTGGATAAGCGCCCCATCGGTGTGGTGCGCGTGAAGACAGCGGCGGAGAATCCGAATTACCGTTTCAATCCGGAGATTTTCCCTGAATCTGAAGAGGCTAAGAAGATCGGCAAGCCGCTCATGATCCAGCCGGGTCCGAATAATCCCGTGGGTGTCGCTTGGATCGGCCTCGATAAGCCGGGCTATGGCATCCACGGCACGCCTTCGCCGGAAGCAGTGGGGAAGACGGAGTCGCATGGGTGCTTCCGTTTGGCGAACTGGAACGCGGCTTATTTGATCAAGATGATCTGGGTGGACATGCCGGTGTATGTGGAACCGTAGGATGGAATGCAGAATTAAGAGGGGAGAATGAAGAAAGGGGAGGGTGTGCGTTTGCAGTGGAGCGCGGACTTTAGTCCGCTTAAACATGCATAAGCAAAAGCAGCTTGGGAAAACGGTTAGATTTGGCGAACAAGGAAGTTTTCGAGAGTCTCGATATTATTCTCCCGCCAATATTGACGGATATTTAGGCGGACTAAAGTCCGCGCTCCTATCGCTTCGTGAGTCGTTTGGCTTCTTCCAATGCTTCCGGTGTGTTCACGTTCATGAACTCGTGAATCCGTTT is a window encoding:
- a CDS encoding L,D-transpeptidase, producing MATVWPVASKSPNSGNSGGGKKKSGGGSIISRMFVLLVLAIAGLCGWYWWQSNDPLRKEPPVIEKYVDVDAIKRAPGVLLSNENWQAVSNRVATNLPWADAKTNNSATPTNQPVRVSTNQIVRSPITNQVTRPTTNQTVVPPAIPIVTSNSTPVTNMVVEGARPVQTTLEAQVALARLGFSPGSVDGTTGYQTRAAIRGFQQRNGIPQSGELDAATKNALQIKLPLYTNYTVTSEDIGGLRALSKTWLGKSQQDKLGYETVLELVAEKFQSYPSLIKQLNQGVNWDDVSAGTVLTVPNITPPKPAGRAAYVSILLSARLMQVFDQKDRLIAQFPCSIAQKVDKRPIGVVRVKTAAENPNYRFNPEIFPESEEAKKIGKPLMIQPGPNNPVGVAWIGLDKPGYGIHGTPSPEAVGKTESHGCFRLANWNAAYLIKMIWVDMPVYVEP
- a CDS encoding family 16 glycoside hydrolase; its protein translation is MTRFLALAITAAYTQLHAADPKTLMTERGKLLLSEDFSKPIAAAKAEKGKPAAAGWRMAKGKWETVDGALKGIELKEDKHGAVARYPLEFKDVVIQYDVRVDGCRMTTLSINDTKEHVCRVLINKDGFTAQKDDHDHDGPDKALKFGTQKIEIKPGDWKTVVLEIKGQEMVAHIDGKAIAGAHELIATAKANLGFTVGGESASFRNLRVWEALPNEGWSKTKEKLTTAK